The DNA sequence CGGCTGGGAATACGCCGCTTTACAGTTGGACCAATACCCAGGGGCTGCCCATCACCGATGAAGACCAAGCCGTAGCAACGATTACCCAGGCTGGTGATTATCAATTGTTGCTTACGAATACAGAGAATGGTTGTAGCCAAACGGCGACCGTATCCGTACAGGACGACCTGGTGCCTCCGGCACCCATGATTTTGGAGCCAGATACCTTGGATTGTATCACCCTGGAGGTGGGCTTGGATGCTACAGGAAGCATGGGCAATGCACTCTCTTACTTGTGGTCAAACCTGGAGGGCAATACCATTACCAATGGTGCTACCGCTACACCGATGGTGAGCCAGTCGGGCAACTATGACTTACTCCTCACCGACAACAGCAATGGTTGTACCGCGATGGCTACGGTCTTTGTTGAAGAATATACGGACGTGCCACTGGTAGCTATTTCTCCACCTATTGCAGTAGACTGTAACAACCCGAGTATTCAATTACAAGGCAACATCGCCAGTAACAGCGGCGATGCCCCGGTGTATAGCTGGACTACTGCCGATGGCAATATTGTGCAAGGTACTACCACCCTTACCCCCACCGTGGATCAAGAAGGGAATTATACATTGATGGTCACCAACACAGACAATGGTTGTGTGGGCAGTAGAACCATTTTTGTCAGGGAGGATTTAGAGCGCCCGGTCGCAGTGATAGCACCCTTGGATACCCTCAATTGTACGGTGCTTTCATTGGAGATCGTAGGGGAAAACAGTACAGGAATGGGTCCTTTGACCTACGCCTGGGAAAGCCCTGACGGTAATATCCTCACCCCCGCAGATGCGGCCAATATTACCGTGGATGCGCCGGGAAGCTATGGTTTGCTGCTGACCAATACCACCAATGGTTGTACCGATAGCCTGGGCGTAACAGTTGTTCAGGATATCCTTGAACCGGTGGCGATGATTGCAATGCCGGGGATTTTGGATTGTGGAACACCAAGCTTGGTGCTGGATGGTAGTGCCTCCAGCAGCGGTGCTGATATTACGATCAACTGGTCGACGATCAACGGACAAATTGATGCTGGCGGTAATAGCTTGCAGCCGATCATCAGCCAACCCGGCACCTACACCCTGGAGATTGTAAACACCGCGAATACCTGTTCCGCTACTGCGAATATCGAAGTGTTGCAGGATGATGACGTGCCCCTTATTGTTTTTGCCACGCCGGAAGAACTCAATTGTCTGGTACTGACGACCTCGCTGGATGCTACTGCTTCGAGCATGGGAGCCAGCCTCCTCTACAGTTGGGCCACCGCAGATGGAATTGTCTTATCTGGTGCCGACGGGCTGACGCCCCAAGTAGGAGCACCAGGCACTTATATCCTTACCATTGAAGATACCAGCAATGATTGTAGCAATACGGCCAATGTGGTGGTAACGCAAGATATTACGCCACCTCAAGCCTCGGCGGGGAGTGATTTTGTGCTGGATTGTACTGAAGAGCAAGATAACCTGGATGGCAGTAATTCTTCTCAGGGCGGTAATTTTACTTACCTGTGGACTTCCAATAGTGGTACCATTCTTCTCAATGAGAATACCTTGTTGCCGACCATTTCCGCTCCGGGAACTTACCAGTTGTTGGTGACCAATACCAGTAATGGTTGTACCGCTACGGACCTTGTGACGGTGACGGAAGATATTCCTACCGCCACATTAGCATCCGTGCAGCCCCTATGTTACGGAGATCTTGGCTGGATCAACTTCAGCAATGTTCAAGGAGGGACGCCGCCTTACTTGTACAGCGTCAACAGTGGAAATAGCCTGCAATCACAACCTTTGTTTACCAATCTTTCGGCGGGCGTATACGAGGCACTTGTTGAAGATAGCAATGGTTGTACCTTCTCGGAAACCATTGAAATCATTCAGCCAGATTCGCTTTACGTGCTGATCACCCAGCCGGAGATAGAGATAGATTATGGTGACAGTGTGAGGTTGGTGGCCCAAACCAACTTCCCGGAAGCGTCGTTGGCCCAAATCATCTGGGAGGATGCTGCGACGCTGAGTTGTGCCGACTGCCTGGCACCTTATGCGCTGCCCACCGAGACGAGTGTGTACCAAATCAGCGTGATCTCGGAGAATGGTTGTAGCGATAAGGCACTGGTGAGGGTTTTTGTCAACCGGCAATTTCCTGTTTATTTCCCGAATATCTTTTCGCCTAATGGGGATGGAGACAATGACATCTTCTACCCGTTTGCTGGATTGGGGAGTGTCAACAAAATTCACCAGTTTGATATTTTTGATCGCTGGGGGAACGCCATTTATACCGTTGAGGATTTTGCGCCCAATGACCCACGCTACGGTTGGGATGGTACCAAAGCAGGGGTGACGATGAATCCCGCAGTGTTCGTCTATTTCGCCAAAATAGAGTTTGCTGATGGCCGGATAGAAATTTTCAAAGGAGACGTTACCTTGATACGGTAGAGTTAATCCAGGAGACTGTATCCTTCCCTCATCTCTAAAAATGCCAAAAAAAGAAAAGCCCAATTTGCAATATCGCAAATTGGGCTTTTTCTATATCGAGCGTTGATAGAGGATTTACTCCGCTACTACTTCGAATTTCACTTCAGGTTGTACCTCTTTGTGCAAGTTCAGTACCAAAGAATAGGTACCCAAATCTTTCACATTCTCAGGCAACTGTACCTTGCGGCGCTCAATTTCAAGATCGAATTGCTCCTTAAGGGCATTGATGATCTGAATGTTGGTAACGCTACCAAAGATCTTACCACTCGTACCGGCTTTAGCACCAATACGTAGTACCTGGCCCTCCAATTTCTTGGCAATATCCTGGTATTCACCCAGGCGTTTGGCTTCAGTAGCATCTTCACGACGCTGTAATTCTTTTAAACGAGCACGGTTAGCGCTGTTGGCGATCAGTGCAAATCCCTGAGGAATCAGGTAGTTGCGACCGTAGCCATTCTTAACGGTCACCAGCTCGTGCTTATATCCGACGTGTTCAACGTCTTGCAACAGAATGATATCCATGTCAAATCGTTTTTAAAATTAGTAATTTAAAATACCGGAACCTGCTATTTGAGCAAGTCCGTCAAGTAAGGCAGCAAAGCCAGGTGGCGAGCACGCTTGACTGCAGCAGAAACTTTACGCTGGTATTTTAGAGAATTACCGGTGATACGGCGTGGTAAAATTTTACCCTGCTCGTTAACGAAAGACAGCAGGAAATCAGCATCCTTGTAGTCGATATACTTGATACCGTACTTGCGGAAACGACAGTACTTCTGACGCTTGCCACCAATCTTAGGATTGCTTAAAAACTTAATATCATCGCGATTAGCCATAGCTTATCAAGATTTTTTTGTGGACAATAGTGGTTTACTCTTCCTCCTGCTTTGCTGCCGCAGGGGCTGGCTTAGAAGCTGGCTTTTGTGGTGCATTGCCACGACGATCGTTGTTGCGATCGTTACGGTCATTGCGCTCACGGCCTTCCTTCTTCTCTTTAGACTTAGGACGCTTTGCTTTCCCGATCAAGCCGTTGCGCTTGTCTTCGTTGTACTTGATACCAAACTTGTCCAGTTTGTAAGTAAGGAAACGCATGATGCGCTCATCGCGGCGCAGCGCCAGTTCCAAATCGTCGATAAGATCGACAGTATCCATTTGGAATTCAATACAGTAGTAAACCCCGCTATTGCGTTTGTTGATCGGGTAAGCTAACGTTCGTAAACCCATCTCGTCGATGTGTACGATGTTGGCATTAGCCGTTTTCAACATATCGCTATAGGTCTGAGCCGTCGTTTTGATTTCTTCCCCCGACAGCACTGGGTCTACGATGAATGTTACTTCGTAATTTCGCATAGATCAGACACTAATTAGTGAATAAATTTTTTAAAAGCGGGTGCAAAGATAGAATTATTATTCAAAAAAAAGTAAAAACTTTAAAGTAATTCCTCTATTTGCACGTCTCCATAGAAAAAGAATTATTTTGCTAACTCATTCTATGCCAGTACCGAGAGATAATAACATAACCGTAACTATCCGCAATTACGGTGACAGGTTGTTCCGTTTTATTCGTGGACGGGTCTCTTCGGATGCCGATGCGGAGGACGTTTTGCAGGATGTTTGGTACCAACTCAGTCGGATTGTCGATCTGAGCAGTATTGAAAATATCAACGCCTGGCTGCACCGGGTAGCGCGCAACCGCCTGACGGATCGTTACCGTAAAAAGGAGCCAGCAGCGTTGGAAGACTTGGGCTACAACGACGAAGAAAATGAGTTTTTCCTGGAAGACTGGCTTCCCGCTTCGGATGATGGCCCGGAAGAAGCTTATTTTCGCCAGCTAGTTTGGGAAACGCTTTATGATGCGCTAGATGAATTGCCCGCTAACCAAAGAGATGTATTTGTGTGGAATGAACTAGAAGACGAAACCTTTCAATCCATCGCTGATCGTACGGGGATCAATATAAAAACGCTCATTTCCCGTAAGGGCTACGCCGTCAAATATCTGCGCCAACGCCTGGCCGATCTTTACGACGAACTCCTTAATTATTAACCTCGCAAGAATTTTACGAGCTATGCACCGTCAACATAAATATCGCAAACGCTGGTCGCCTTTTATATTTGTTCCTTTGGCCGTGGCTGTCATCGCTCTCCTGGCTGGCGTGGTGATGCTACTGTGGAATGCCACCATCAGCCCCCTCTTTGACTTGCCAGAGATCAAGTTTTGGCAAGCACTGGCCCTTTTTGCCTTATGTCGCTTGCTCTTTGGACGCCTGGGCTCACCGCCGGCCTATCGCCAGCACCAAGGTGGAAAAGGCCGAGCCGCCTGGAAAGAAAAATGGGGTAACATGAGCGAGGAAGAACGGGCCGCCTTTAAAGCCCGCTGGAAAGAGCGGTGTGGGAAGAGAGAGGAGGGCAATTGAAAACGGTCACGGATACAAAAAAGTCAAGCCTAAAACTCAATCACCGTTTTCCCAATCGTTTTTCCTGACTCCTGCATTTGGTGTGCTTTTTTGAGTTGCTCCACCGTAAAGCTTTTCAGGGTAGTCGTCAAAGTTGTTTTTAAGGTGCCATCATCCAACAATCGGCTTATTTCGTTTAGAATTTCGTGCTGCCGGGCGATATCCTCCGTCGTAAACATTGAGCGGGTGTACATGAATTCCAAGGAAAAGGAGATACTTTTGTTTTTGAGCAAATTCAGGTTCAGTGGCTTGCTGCTGCCGGTAATCGAAACAATGTGCCCCTGTGGTTTGGTAACTTCCACTGCGGTTTCCCAGTACGCTCCTAAATCCACAAAATCAAGAACGTAGTCTACCTCCTGGTGGCCTATTTTTGCCAATTCTGCTTGTAGGTCGTAGTGATTTACCACGAAATCGGCTCCCAATGCCGTACACCAGTCGGCAGATTCAGGTCGTGATGCGGTAGCGATGACGGTCAGCCCTGCTACTTTTTTGGCAATTTGTATGGCAATCGAGCCCACCCCACCAGCACCGGCGAGGATCAAGATTGTTTTCCCTTTATCCGTTTCTGGATTAATTTTGATCCGATCAAAAAGTGACTCCCAGGCCGTCAACCCCGTGAGTGGAATTGCTGCTGCTTCTGCGATAGTCAGGTGCTTGGGTTTGAAGCCTACGATGCGTTCATCAACCACCTGGTATTCGGCATTGCTACCACTACGGGTAAGGTCTCCGGCGTAGTATACTTCGTCGCCTACTTTGAAGCGGGACGTTTTTTCGCCTACTGCTTCTACTGTTCCTACGGCATCCCAGCCAATGATTTTGGGCGTATCAAGCGTGATGTCCTTAGCTGCATTTTGCCGGATTTTAAAATCGACGGGATTCACCGAAATAGCCGCTATTTTTACTAAAATATCATAACCTGTGGCCGTAGGTTTCTCTGCTTCAAATTCAATAAAACTTTGCTCGGCAGTGATGGGTAAAGACTGTTTGAATCCTATGGCTTTCATCGTGCTATTTTCTTGGCAAGAACTTTTTTCAAAGTACAAAGATACGCTCCTTACCGCAAAAAGATTTTTTTGAAATTATTTCATCCTCTTTTAAAGTAATCCTGTCTCTTATCCGTCTACCTAAATGAAAGCGCTACGGTACAATGCCATAGCCTAACATTCTTAACCCGACGAACGACTGGTAAACTCTGGTCTTCAAAAAAATCTAATCATCATGCGTATCCTATTCGGAGCTCTGTCCTTTGTGGCAGGGGTGGTACTGCTTTTTCTTTTCGCAAAGCTTTTGATCGCTGGGCTTCTTTTTGCCCTCGGTCTGGCAGCCTTTGCCTTTTTCGTGCACAAGTTGCGGCTGGCGCGCTACGGCTACTCAAGGTCAGACTACTTCGGTAGTTTCTCTGACAACCATCAAGCCTATCGCTATCCCGCGGTGCACACCCAAGCTGGATGGCAGGACAACGGGTCATTCCGTTTTCAGACCATCACTGTTCAGTAAATGGTATCAGGTACTGGGTACGGGATACTTGGATGGAGCTCAGTAAAAGCGAGTCTTCCTTCCTTAACCTAACTCCTTCGTACAGGAAAGGTGGATTTAACCATCGATCGTTTGCCGTTACATTCAATCAAAATTAAACAACAACAACAAATTATGTGTAAAGGAATGAAATATCATCAGGGGCATTATGGCCGTCATCATCAAGGGCACGGGCGCGGCCCAATGCAGCGTCAGGGCGCACAAGTGAACATCCAGGAAATGGACGACCGCTACGAAATCTATCTCATTGCGGCTGGTCGTAAACGGGAAGATTTCCGGATGGAAATCGCCGACGATTTGCTCACCATCCACGTAGCTGCTCCAGCCCACGAAGCCGAAGGGCAGTGGCAACGGCGCGAGTTTCGTTTCCGGGCTTTTGAGCGCAGCTTCCAGCTGAGTGATAAAATCAATCAGGAGGACATTCGCGCCACGTATGAAGGAGGCATCCTCACCGTCACCTTGCCCAAGCACCCCGATCGGGTGACGCAGCGGCGGGAAGTGGAGGTAGAGTAAGGTGCGTTGTCTAGGTCGAATTCAAAAATTTGACCTAGTGAAAAGGTTTTAACCATATAAGAAGTATAAGGTCATTTGAGTGTTTAAAAGAGCGCTTACGATGTCCTTATCACCTCTTATATGGTTTTCTTTTTTATGAAGATCGCTTACAGCCCCTGAAAAACGCGGTAAAAAACAAAATGAGTACCTTGCCAACTAGAGCAGTGCCACTGTTGTTGAAGCACTATAAATTAGATATACTACACCAATGATCAATAAGCAACTTATTCTACGCGAACGCCCTGTGGGCATGCCGACCAAAGACACCTGGAGCCTGGACGAAACGGCGGTACCCGAACCCGCTGATGGGCAACTGGTGGTACGTCACCATTATATATCGTTGGACCCAGCGATGCGCGGCTGGATGAATGATGCCCGTTCTTACATTCCGCCAGTACAGTTGGGCGAAGTGATGCGTGCGGGCTCTATTGGCGAAGTGGTGGCCAGTAAGCACCCTAAATTTGCCGTAGGAGATATCATCACGGGTTGGGGTGGTGTGCAGGAATACTGCCTGACCAATGGTGATAACTGGTACAAGGTAGACACCCGCCTGGCACCCATGCCTACCTACATCGGCACCCTGGGAATGCCTGGAATGACGGCTTACTTTGGTATTCTGGAAGTAGGCAAGATCAAAGAAGGAGACATCGTGCTCGTGTCTGGTGCTGCTGGTGCAGTGGGGAGTGTGGTCGGGCAAATAGCCAAGATCAAAGGTTGTACAGTAGTAGGTATTGCCGGTGGTCCGGAAAAATGCAAGTACCTGACCGAAACCCTCGGCTTTGATAGCGCACTGGACTACAAGGTCGAAGGTTTTCCCCGAGCCCTGAAAGAAGCTTGCCCTAAAGGGATTGATGTGTATTTTGATAATGTAGGGGGCGAAATTCTGGATCTAGCCCTGGCTCGCTTGCGCCGCAACGCAAGGGTGGTGATTTGCGGAGCAATCTCTCAGTACAATAACAAAGAAGCGGTAAAAGGCCCTAGTAATTACCTTTCGCTATTGGTGAATCGCGCTACGATGCAAGGTATGGTAGTGATGGATTACGCCAAAGACTACGGCCGCGCCGCCCAGGAAATGGGCCAATGGATGGCGGCTGGTAAACTCCATTCCCGCGAAGACATCTACGAAGGGATCGAAAACTTCTATGAGACCTTTCAGCGCTTGTTTTCAGGCGAAAAATTGGGAAAATTGGTATTGAAGGTGATTTAGGAGCTGGCCTTACGGAATTTGATGACCAATGGTGTACGCTTCCCCAAAAGCGCAAATACGATTAGCGAGAAGTTTTCAACGCTATCCTATGGGGATAAGAAGGGGAGGTGTATCATAATACCAGCCAATTTAAGCTTTTTTCGGTATGCCTGCACCACATTTGCTTCTGGTCAAGCACCGGCTGCGCAGGTCGAACACTATACCTCCTTCATTTGGTCGCGCTATCAAATGCATAGAGACGGTCCATCTCAAGTTTACAACCAACCATCAAACTGACCCAGCAGAACAAGTCTAGTGACAAAAAAACTTACTTCCGTCAAAATCTTCGCGTACTTTTAGACAAAAATCAAGCATATGCCCGCTTTTAGATTGGCCATACCTTTTATTTTGCTGCTGGGATTAGGCATTTACCTTACCATCGAGGTAGATACCAGTTGGTCTTTGCTAATGATGGCCATGGTGGTCATATTGGTATCGTTCTATGTGCTTTCACCTCAGATCAACTGGTGGTGGTGGCAGCGTAGCCCACCAGACTTACCTGCCGAGATGGCGCAGTTTTTGGCAGCAAAGTCCCCCTTTTACCAGCAGTTGACGGAAGCAGAACAGCGGGAGTTTCGGCGGCGCGTATTTCTCTTCAATGAGGGCACCAACTATATGCC is a window from the Lewinella sp. LCG006 genome containing:
- the rpsF gene encoding 30S ribosomal protein S6, which translates into the protein MRNYEVTFIVDPVLSGEEIKTTAQTYSDMLKTANANIVHIDEMGLRTLAYPINKRNSGVYYCIEFQMDTVDLIDDLELALRRDERIMRFLTYKLDKFGIKYNEDKRNGLIGKAKRPKSKEKKEGRERNDRNDRNNDRRGNAPQKPASKPAPAAAKQEEE
- a CDS encoding RNA polymerase sigma factor; this encodes MPVPRDNNITVTIRNYGDRLFRFIRGRVSSDADAEDVLQDVWYQLSRIVDLSSIENINAWLHRVARNRLTDRYRKKEPAALEDLGYNDEENEFFLEDWLPASDDGPEEAYFRQLVWETLYDALDELPANQRDVFVWNELEDETFQSIADRTGINIKTLISRKGYAVKYLRQRLADLYDELLNY
- the rpsR gene encoding 30S ribosomal protein S18 is translated as MANRDDIKFLSNPKIGGKRQKYCRFRKYGIKYIDYKDADFLLSFVNEQGKILPRRITGNSLKYQRKVSAAVKRARHLALLPYLTDLLK
- the rplI gene encoding 50S ribosomal protein L9; the encoded protein is MDIILLQDVEHVGYKHELVTVKNGYGRNYLIPQGFALIANSANRARLKELQRREDATEAKRLGEYQDIAKKLEGQVLRIGAKAGTSGKIFGSVTNIQIINALKEQFDLEIERRKVQLPENVKDLGTYSLVLNLHKEVQPEVKFEVVAE
- a CDS encoding Hsp20/alpha crystallin family protein — its product is MKYHQGHYGRHHQGHGRGPMQRQGAQVNIQEMDDRYEIYLIAAGRKREDFRMEIADDLLTIHVAAPAHEAEGQWQRREFRFRAFERSFQLSDKINQEDIRATYEGGILTVTLPKHPDRVTQRREVEVE
- a CDS encoding zinc-binding alcohol dehydrogenase family protein, yielding MKAIGFKQSLPITAEQSFIEFEAEKPTATGYDILVKIAAISVNPVDFKIRQNAAKDITLDTPKIIGWDAVGTVEAVGEKTSRFKVGDEVYYAGDLTRSGSNAEYQVVDERIVGFKPKHLTIAEAAAIPLTGLTAWESLFDRIKINPETDKGKTILILAGAGGVGSIAIQIAKKVAGLTVIATASRPESADWCTALGADFVVNHYDLQAELAKIGHQEVDYVLDFVDLGAYWETAVEVTKPQGHIVSITGSSKPLNLNLLKNKSISFSLEFMYTRSMFTTEDIARQHEILNEISRLLDDGTLKTTLTTTLKSFTVEQLKKAHQMQESGKTIGKTVIEF
- a CDS encoding NADP-dependent oxidoreductase codes for the protein MINKQLILRERPVGMPTKDTWSLDETAVPEPADGQLVVRHHYISLDPAMRGWMNDARSYIPPVQLGEVMRAGSIGEVVASKHPKFAVGDIITGWGGVQEYCLTNGDNWYKVDTRLAPMPTYIGTLGMPGMTAYFGILEVGKIKEGDIVLVSGAAGAVGSVVGQIAKIKGCTVVGIAGGPEKCKYLTETLGFDSALDYKVEGFPRALKEACPKGIDVYFDNVGGEILDLALARLRRNARVVICGAISQYNNKEAVKGPSNYLSLLVNRATMQGMVVMDYAKDYGRAAQEMGQWMAAGKLHSREDIYEGIENFYETFQRLFSGEKLGKLVLKVI